One genomic window of Candidatus Kuenenia stuttgartiensis includes the following:
- a CDS encoding glycosyltransferase family 4 protein — protein MRITLVISSLSSGGAERVISTMANYWAQKNWEISLITLDSTASDFYKLRLDVKRVALGRMGESSNPFAAIRNNIIRLIKLRRAIKSSKPDIVISFVDRMNIMTLLATRGLGLKVIISERIDPAYHDCGRTWSLLRNATYPWADAIVVQSNKARQWIEEIVKKGTTFVIPNPISNVNEKTNLEQSDTAFGGNAKSKQIIVAMGRLTAQKGFDLLLHAFARIAQSHHNWHLFIFGDGKDRDTLIQLANELGIAGLVSLPGRVNNPMQLLRQANMFVLSSRYEGFPNALLEAMACGLPVVSFACPSGPREIIRDGIDGLLVPPEDVNAMAAAMGQLMTDEALYKRLASRAPEVLERFGMEKIMGMWEELLAGCVKGE, from the coding sequence ATGCGTATAACCCTTGTTATTTCTTCTTTATCTTCCGGCGGTGCAGAGCGTGTTATATCAACAATGGCTAATTATTGGGCCCAAAAAAATTGGGAGATTTCACTCATTACGCTTGATTCTACTGCCTCTGATTTTTACAAACTTCGCCTTGATGTAAAACGTGTTGCACTGGGGCGGATGGGTGAATCTAGCAATCCGTTTGCAGCTATAAGGAATAATATAATTCGTCTTATAAAATTACGTCGTGCAATAAAATCGTCAAAGCCTGATATTGTGATTAGTTTTGTGGACAGGATGAATATAATGACCTTGTTGGCGACCCGTGGACTGGGTTTGAAGGTTATTATTTCAGAGAGGATAGACCCCGCTTACCATGATTGTGGGCGTACCTGGTCTTTGCTACGCAATGCAACCTATCCATGGGCAGATGCAATTGTTGTTCAGTCTAACAAGGCAAGACAATGGATAGAAGAAATTGTTAAAAAGGGGACTACGTTTGTAATACCTAACCCAATTAGTAACGTAAATGAAAAAACAAATCTCGAACAATCAGATACTGCTTTTGGGGGAAATGCGAAGTCTAAGCAAATCATAGTTGCAATGGGCAGGTTAACTGCGCAAAAGGGTTTTGACTTGCTTTTACATGCCTTTGCCAGGATAGCACAGTCCCATCACAATTGGCATCTTTTTATTTTTGGTGACGGGAAAGATCGGGATACCTTGATACAACTTGCCAATGAGTTGGGGATTGCAGGGCTTGTTTCTTTGCCTGGACGAGTAAATAATCCTATGCAGCTTTTACGTCAAGCGAATATGTTTGTTTTATCTTCCCGTTACGAGGGGTTTCCTAATGCCTTACTTGAGGCCATGGCCTGTGGACTACCCGTAGTAAGTTTTGCTTGTCCTTCCGGGCCTCGGGAAATTATCCGTGATGGTATAGATGGTTTGTTAGTACCACCGGAAGATGTAAATGCAATGGCAGCAGCCATGGGTCAATTGATGACGGATGAGGCATTGTATAAACGTCTGGCATCGAGGGCGCCAGAAGTTCTTGAGAGATTCGGAATGGAAAAGATCATGGGCATGTGGGAAGAGTTATTGGCTGGTTGTGTAAAAGGAGAATAG